A region from the Fibrobacter sp. UWR2 genome encodes:
- the uvrC gene encoding excinuclease ABC subunit UvrC, whose amino-acid sequence MLPVNEHIERRLAELPALPGVYIMRNSQGKIIYIGKAKVLKNRVRSYFDGSDHAGHRAATLMLPFIRDIEWIITESESEALILEANLIRKHTPKYNVLLKDDKHFPYLAFSVHEDFPRLFLSRAVRKDGCQYFGPYLNSRMIAQLQDIAARLFKIRECKLKLPLKTPQRPCLNYHIGRCSAPCAGLITKEEYHKAVLQTQMLLNGKRDDLIGQWEREMQEASDRLDFETAMKKRDAIEALRATGIHQKTDVTDPNLSLDVLSLRRNGTMAAAVIFEYRNGVLSGRRHYRLECKLEEDEAGILQQMLVQWYLDVEHIPGEIATDVILDADREPLEQALAKNAGHKVNITNPQRGEKVGFLKLAGANADMILVEMRAEVQKYSEIDQSVFELQKVLGLKKTPFRIECVDISHLSGTNTVASLVAFKNGKPDKANYRKFIIKTVTGVDDFASMREVMTRRIRRLEEEGTPMPDLWVCDGGKGQVDATMEILKELGHDKDLPLIGLAKRLEEIVFPDDRKSIVLHRTSPALKLLQNARDEAHRFAITYQRSKRKKDLEVEWLKMPGVGHETRVKILSKYRSAEAFMAAPLEDIVDLLGKVRGNSVREQVKEYCAKFIEPPADM is encoded by the coding sequence ATGCTTCCCGTGAACGAGCACATAGAACGGCGCCTAGCCGAGCTCCCCGCGTTGCCGGGGGTCTACATTATGCGGAATTCGCAGGGGAAGATTATCTATATCGGCAAGGCGAAGGTGCTCAAGAACCGCGTGAGGAGCTACTTTGACGGCAGCGACCATGCGGGCCACCGGGCCGCGACACTCATGCTGCCCTTTATCCGCGACATCGAGTGGATTATTACCGAGAGCGAGTCCGAGGCGCTTATCCTGGAAGCGAACCTCATCCGCAAGCACACGCCCAAGTACAACGTGCTGCTGAAGGACGACAAGCATTTCCCGTACCTGGCGTTCTCGGTGCACGAAGACTTCCCGAGGCTGTTCCTTTCGCGTGCGGTGCGCAAGGACGGCTGCCAGTATTTTGGTCCGTACCTGAATTCCCGAATGATAGCACAGTTGCAGGACATTGCCGCACGGCTCTTCAAGATACGCGAATGCAAGCTGAAACTCCCGCTCAAGACCCCGCAAAGGCCCTGCCTCAATTACCACATAGGGCGGTGTAGCGCCCCCTGCGCGGGGCTTATAACGAAGGAGGAGTACCACAAGGCGGTGCTCCAGACGCAGATGCTCCTGAACGGCAAGCGCGACGACCTGATTGGGCAATGGGAACGCGAAATGCAGGAGGCGAGCGACCGGCTGGATTTCGAAACGGCGATGAAAAAGCGCGACGCCATCGAGGCTTTGCGGGCCACGGGAATCCACCAGAAGACGGACGTGACCGACCCGAACCTTTCCCTCGATGTGCTGAGCCTGCGCCGCAACGGAACGATGGCGGCCGCCGTCATTTTCGAGTACAGGAACGGCGTGTTGAGCGGCCGCCGCCACTACCGCCTGGAATGCAAGCTCGAAGAAGACGAGGCGGGCATCCTCCAGCAGATGCTGGTGCAGTGGTACCTGGACGTGGAACACATTCCGGGCGAGATTGCGACGGACGTGATTCTGGATGCGGACCGCGAGCCCCTTGAACAGGCGCTCGCCAAGAATGCGGGCCACAAGGTGAATATCACGAACCCGCAGCGCGGCGAGAAGGTCGGGTTCCTCAAGCTGGCTGGCGCGAACGCCGACATGATTCTGGTGGAAATGCGCGCCGAAGTGCAAAAATACAGCGAAATCGACCAGAGCGTCTTTGAACTGCAGAAGGTGCTGGGCCTCAAGAAGACTCCCTTCCGCATCGAGTGCGTCGACATCTCGCACCTCTCGGGCACGAACACGGTGGCGAGTCTCGTAGCCTTCAAGAACGGCAAGCCCGACAAGGCGAACTACCGCAAGTTCATCATCAAGACGGTCACGGGTGTGGATGACTTTGCGAGCATGCGCGAGGTGATGACCCGCCGTATCCGCCGGCTGGAAGAAGAAGGTACGCCGATGCCCGACCTCTGGGTATGCGACGGCGGTAAGGGCCAGGTAGATGCCACCATGGAGATTCTTAAAGAACTCGGGCACGACAAGGATCTGCCGCTCATCGGGCTTGCGAAGCGCCTCGAAGAAATCGTGTTCCCTGACGACCGCAAGAGCATCGTGCTGCACCGCACGAGCCCCGCGCTAAAGCTTTTGCAGAACGCCCGCGACGAGGCGCACCGCTTTGCCATCACGTACCAGAGGAGCAAGCGCAAGAAGGACTTGGAAGTGGAATGGCTCAAGATGCCCGGTGTGGGTCATGAGACCCGCGTGAAAATCCTTTCCAAGTACAGGAGCGCCGAGGCCTTCATGGCGGCCCCGCTCGAAGACATCGTCGACTTGCTGGGGAAGGTGCGCGGGAACAGCGTCCGCGAACAGGTAAAAGAATACTGCGCGAAATTTATTGAACCGCCTGCGGACATGTAG
- a CDS encoding FISUMP domain-containing protein, whose amino-acid sequence MKKYVLFVGVLGVFSLFAACTVKDKGLDPLDDDGEATVESSDSSGGKSSTEKAKSSSSTKASSSSAKGSSSPKDTTHQQVFVSDSEEVVYSYPSSGIFCWDENCDARLNSSSSSVASSSSEKIIIEMSSESSEPPEVNGDRMTDKRDGKNYKLQNVAGKMWMAENLNYETSNSFCSLEGGEDHCAKYGRYYTYSAAMRACPSGWRLPTADEVTALDAAVEHEWWSIGGRFILADGALTEFGHDGDQGYIWIQESGNNNSFRVKNYDGDHEHVLQNGSGTERAYNVRCVQE is encoded by the coding sequence ATGAAAAAATACGTTCTGTTTGTGGGTGTTTTGGGTGTTTTCTCGCTTTTTGCGGCATGTACTGTCAAAGATAAGGGTCTGGACCCGCTCGATGACGATGGTGAAGCAACCGTAGAATCCTCCGATTCCTCGGGTGGAAAATCCTCTACCGAAAAAGCCAAATCCAGCAGCAGCACAAAGGCCTCCAGTTCCAGCGCCAAGGGCAGTTCCAGTCCTAAGGACACGACGCACCAGCAGGTGTTTGTCTCCGATTCCGAAGAAGTCGTGTACAGCTACCCCAGCAGCGGCATCTTCTGCTGGGACGAAAACTGCGACGCCAGGCTCAACTCCTCCTCCTCTTCCGTCGCATCCAGTTCAAGCGAAAAGATTATCATCGAGATGTCTTCGGAATCCTCCGAACCGCCCGAGGTCAACGGCGACAGGATGACCGACAAGCGTGACGGCAAGAACTACAAGCTGCAGAACGTCGCAGGCAAAATGTGGATGGCGGAAAACCTGAACTACGAGACCTCCAACAGTTTCTGCTCCCTCGAGGGCGGTGAAGACCACTGCGCCAAGTACGGGCGCTACTACACCTACTCCGCCGCCATGCGCGCCTGCCCGTCCGGATGGAGACTCCCCACCGCCGATGAAGTAACTGCACTCGACGCAGCCGTGGAACACGAATGGTGGAGTATCGGTGGACGCTTCATACTCGCCGACGGCGCATTGACCGAATTCGGCCATGACGGCGACCAAGGCTACATATGGATACAAGAAAGCGGTAACAACAACTCCTTCCGCGTCAAGAACTACGATGGCGACCATGAACATGTGTTGCAGAATGGCTCCGGGACGGAACGCGCCTACAACGTGCGCTGTGTGCAGGAATAG
- a CDS encoding NADH-quinone oxidoreductase subunit A: MSNVEIFDTTFAMTILVILALCIPTVLLLANWFLHPGKIKNVLIKGSAYECGLAHVSGTANERYPVKYYLVAMLFLVFDLEVAFLYPWTVQFLAGGWELLFVLLGFLFILEAGYIYLYKKGVLDWTSIKD, translated from the coding sequence ATGAGCAACGTTGAAATTTTCGACACGACATTTGCCATGACTATCCTTGTCATTTTGGCGCTCTGCATCCCGACCGTCCTCCTCCTTGCCAACTGGTTTTTGCACCCGGGCAAGATCAAGAACGTGCTCATCAAGGGGTCTGCCTACGAGTGCGGCCTTGCCCACGTTTCTGGCACGGCTAACGAGCGCTACCCCGTGAAATACTACCTGGTTGCCATGCTTTTCCTCGTTTTTGACCTGGAAGTGGCGTTCCTCTACCCCTGGACGGTCCAGTTCCTTGCCGGCGGCTGGGAACTCCTGTTCGTACTCCTCGGGTTCCTGTTCATCCTCGAAGCGGGCTATATCTACCTGTACAAGAAGGGTGTGCTCGACTGGACGAGCATCAAGGACTAG
- a CDS encoding sialate O-acetylesterase, whose protein sequence is MNKVILTAQAMLFVVWLLATACLAQDPNLHIYLAYGQSNMSGQATVTDKDRVQDPRFLVLRAANHSNQKVGEFYPAAPPMGHSASKVGIADIFGRTMVANLPDSIKVAVANIAIGGQSIDLFDKDRNKAYVQNAKNKGDTWWIQYLDEYGGDVYKRIVEMGKIAKQKGVIKGFLFHQGEADYQMNDWPSRVKKVYDDLIAELELDPEKTPILIGELAPTGDLGWRNDAVKQAADLIPNGHLISAQGCPALKETSYTLHFTREGYETFGKRYAETMLELLKTMEPEVPVDTAVADTLPQDTVVNDTSANDTVPGAVRGVKTPSGIAMHVTGKLLAVAGAPAGARVRLFDMQGNLLGVLGAQGGAMPQIRAGRVLAIVESAGGKRLLTRAFNVTEF, encoded by the coding sequence ATGAACAAAGTAATCTTGACTGCGCAGGCGATGCTGTTTGTGGTTTGGCTCCTTGCCACGGCATGCCTTGCACAGGATCCAAACCTCCATATTTATCTGGCCTATGGGCAGTCCAACATGTCGGGGCAGGCGACTGTTACCGACAAGGACCGCGTGCAGGACCCGCGCTTTCTTGTGCTCCGCGCGGCGAATCATTCGAACCAGAAGGTGGGCGAGTTCTACCCGGCGGCACCCCCGATGGGCCATAGTGCATCCAAGGTCGGCATTGCCGACATTTTTGGGCGTACCATGGTCGCGAACCTCCCGGATAGCATCAAGGTGGCGGTAGCGAACATCGCGATTGGCGGACAGAGCATTGACCTGTTCGACAAGGACCGCAACAAGGCCTACGTGCAGAACGCGAAGAACAAGGGTGATACCTGGTGGATCCAGTATCTGGACGAATACGGTGGCGATGTGTACAAACGCATTGTCGAGATGGGCAAGATTGCCAAGCAGAAGGGCGTCATCAAGGGGTTCCTTTTCCACCAGGGAGAGGCGGACTACCAGATGAACGATTGGCCGAGCCGCGTCAAGAAGGTCTATGACGACCTGATTGCCGAACTGGAACTCGACCCGGAAAAGACCCCGATACTGATTGGTGAACTCGCGCCTACGGGCGACCTGGGCTGGCGTAACGACGCCGTGAAGCAGGCTGCCGACCTTATCCCGAACGGTCACCTGATATCGGCGCAGGGCTGCCCCGCGCTCAAGGAAACGAGCTACACGTTGCACTTTACGCGCGAAGGCTACGAGACGTTCGGCAAGCGCTATGCCGAAACGATGCTTGAGCTTTTGAAGACGATGGAACCGGAAGTTCCCGTAGATACTGCGGTTGCCGATACGCTCCCGCAGGATACCGTCGTGAACGATACCTCTGCAAATGATACGGTTCCGGGAGCCGTGCGCGGCGTAAAAACTCCTTCGGGCATCGCGATGCATGTTACGGGCAAACTCCTCGCGGTTGCCGGTGCGCCTGCCGGAGCGCGGGTCAGGCTGTTCGACATGCAGGGCAACTTGCTCGGCGTGCTCGGTGCGCAGGGTGGCGCCATGCCGCAAATTCGTGCGGGTCGCGTGCTGGCTATCGTCGAAAGTGCTGGTGGCAAGCGCCTCTTGACCAGGGCGTTCAACGTCACTGAATTCTAG
- a CDS encoding ATP-binding cassette domain-containing protein gives MPILSAQNISLRFSGPPLLDNASFDIEAGERICLVGRNGEGKSTLLKIIQGEMGMDSGEIVKRTGLKVSRMVQEIPAHMEGTVRDVVMAGIAQDGHHDAHAEAILGKTGIAADALFDGLSGGQKRRVLFARAVAENPDLLLLDEPTNHLDIPAIQWLEGIVSRLECAVLFVSHDRAFVRRVATRIFELDRGRVRTWNYPYDKFVQFRDQALAEEEKANKLFDKRLAEEEVWIRKGIQARRTRNEGRVRALIKMRQERAERRTRTGSVNMQITEAERSGRLVARLTDVSFAYEGAPLISHFSTEVSRGDRIGIVGLNGSGKTTLLKLILGEIQPDEGEIRLGTNLQIAYFDQMRTRLREDKSLVENVGDGQAYITLNGVRRHVLSYLQDFLFSAERARGPISALSGGERNRLLLACLFSHPSNVLVLDEPTNDLDMETLDLLAELLADYNGTVIVVSHDRAFLDSVATGIFAIEEGGNVFEAVGGYTDYENNRKIREKEAANAARIAEERASLQKNSGSGLPSSVKNAPLDQNSVKKKKRSYNEEREYAALPEKIEKLESEIAGFQAELAKPEVYTDAKRIVELQKELADRESELEKAYERFGELDALGG, from the coding sequence ATGCCTATCCTGTCTGCACAGAACATCTCCCTGCGCTTTAGCGGCCCGCCGCTCTTGGACAACGCCTCGTTCGACATCGAGGCGGGCGAGCGCATTTGCCTTGTGGGCCGTAACGGCGAAGGCAAGAGCACGCTGCTCAAGATAATCCAGGGCGAGATGGGCATGGACAGTGGCGAAATCGTGAAGCGCACCGGCCTGAAGGTTTCCCGCATGGTGCAGGAAATCCCGGCCCACATGGAAGGCACCGTGCGCGACGTAGTGATGGCAGGCATTGCGCAGGACGGCCACCACGATGCCCACGCTGAGGCAATACTTGGCAAGACGGGCATCGCGGCCGACGCTTTGTTCGACGGTCTTTCCGGCGGGCAAAAGCGTCGCGTGCTGTTCGCACGGGCCGTCGCCGAGAACCCGGACTTGCTCCTGCTCGATGAGCCTACGAACCATCTGGACATTCCTGCAATACAATGGCTGGAAGGCATCGTTTCGCGCCTGGAATGTGCGGTGCTTTTTGTGAGCCACGACCGCGCCTTTGTGCGCCGTGTGGCGACCCGCATCTTTGAACTTGACCGCGGGCGTGTGCGCACATGGAATTACCCGTACGACAAGTTCGTGCAGTTCAGGGATCAGGCCCTCGCCGAAGAAGAGAAGGCCAACAAGCTTTTTGACAAGCGCCTTGCCGAAGAAGAAGTCTGGATACGCAAGGGAATCCAGGCACGCCGTACCCGCAACGAGGGGCGCGTGCGTGCGCTCATCAAGATGCGGCAGGAACGTGCGGAAAGGCGCACGCGGACCGGATCGGTGAACATGCAGATTACCGAAGCCGAGCGATCCGGTCGCCTCGTAGCCCGCCTCACCGACGTGAGCTTTGCCTACGAGGGCGCCCCGTTGATATCGCATTTCAGTACCGAAGTCTCCCGCGGGGACCGCATCGGCATTGTTGGCCTGAACGGTTCCGGCAAGACGACCCTCCTCAAGCTTATCCTCGGCGAAATCCAGCCCGACGAAGGCGAAATCCGTCTGGGCACGAACCTGCAGATTGCCTACTTCGACCAGATGCGCACCCGCCTGCGCGAAGACAAGAGCCTCGTGGAGAACGTGGGTGACGGTCAGGCCTACATTACGCTCAACGGCGTGCGTCGCCATGTGCTGAGCTACCTGCAAGATTTCCTCTTCTCGGCGGAACGTGCCCGCGGGCCCATCAGCGCCTTGAGCGGCGGCGAACGCAACCGCCTGCTGCTCGCCTGCCTGTTCAGCCATCCGAGTAACGTGCTCGTGCTCGACGAACCCACGAATGACCTGGACATGGAAACGCTCGACCTCTTGGCCGAACTTTTGGCCGATTACAACGGCACGGTTATCGTCGTAAGCCACGATAGAGCCTTCCTGGATTCTGTGGCTACGGGCATTTTTGCCATAGAAGAGGGCGGAAACGTGTTCGAAGCCGTCGGCGGGTACACAGATTACGAGAATAACCGCAAGATTCGCGAAAAAGAAGCGGCCAATGCAGCGAGAATTGCCGAAGAAAGGGCGAGTTTACAGAAAAACTCGGGCTCGGGACTGCCGAGTTCGGTGAAAAATGCACCTCTTGACCAGAATTCTGTAAAGAAAAAGAAACGTAGTTATAACGAAGAACGCGAATACGCGGCACTTCCCGAAAAAATAGAGAAACTGGAATCCGAAATTGCCGGTTTTCAGGCCGAACTTGCCAAGCCGGAAGTCTATACCGACGCAAAACGCATAGTCGAACTGCAGAAGGAACTGGCTGACCGCGAGTCGGAGCTCGAAAAAGCCTACGAAAGGTTCGGGGAACTTGACGCCCTAGGTGGATAA
- a CDS encoding Ig-like domain-containing protein, translated as MNVKLSILALALFGGMAAAVTPVWSITDGNGPDIHPYGKNWYPFVSIKDSTVSADTATLSNARALILSVSKTKESSAGVAFAWAKDDGIKDLSAYAGVCLTYTASAPFRLDFKQSNITDYNYNGVIVPAQSSFNTVYFPFSEFEQEDWGDDTNVKRFDLTKQTGVQFVYKKSLAVESGKTGNTIKVSAIAFGSSCENHAPSLKTGVKANDADNLLEGDVYEVVLKDIFEDEDGDELNITLAKDDSIVEIDAMRSYPLSGTVKLKSVPNPKTGSTSTITFTAKDGAGLSATYKLVLTLEDRKNAPVAVDDSYTVDEDSKLTVSSAKGVLRNDYDDDDGDNSGLTATLDETTSHGVLDFKGSGFTYTPDPDFYGEDTFTYHVTDGDLLDSEPATVTITVKNVEDPATLTINQPFFYVGSLDEDAINFEDGVKVAEDFEDFDIFIPLGNLEFSDPDVLTPNFPLQVASAKGVVNVAYTKVSGNHAISVSAVPNANGKDVIKLFTIDGKDTVGIDIPIEVEKVADKPVAVADAYDMAQDTVNAVSAKQGVLANDFNPDGESVLKAYLFEDADEGKVKLATDGSFTYEVGDFDGEDVFTYFVVNAEGDTSEVVAVTLTVKYRNRGPQVLAGVADTAGNRVAGLKEDFNNSIMFKGVEVKSWFEDPEGDEITLKAVNSDSLLNVTINTLGAITIKSVKNACGETTLDVIATDTQKNSTTLSIPVSITCVNDAPMRIGGAVDTVLEPPSGWREAFYVFDVFEDPDDSVLTMSVSTPDKEKVVNAVVEGDSLIFQLFDEQRYLQNFVPYTVKVTATDEAGEKAIAKTFIFMVGEKAGIQQVATATKLGWQGAIGAERGMAAIFDMQGRVMWKHALPVSEAQVRNAAAKVQGRKILMVNKQTWTIK; from the coding sequence ATGAACGTGAAACTTTCTATACTCGCTCTTGCCCTGTTTGGGGGTATGGCTGCCGCTGTCACTCCGGTTTGGAGCATTACGGACGGCAATGGACCGGATATTCATCCGTATGGCAAGAATTGGTACCCGTTTGTGAGCATCAAGGATTCCACAGTCTCGGCAGACACTGCAACATTGTCGAATGCTAGGGCCCTTATCCTGTCGGTGAGTAAGACAAAGGAGAGCTCTGCCGGTGTCGCCTTTGCGTGGGCCAAGGACGACGGTATCAAGGACCTGAGTGCATACGCGGGCGTGTGCCTCACCTATACGGCAAGCGCACCCTTCCGCCTGGACTTCAAGCAGTCCAACATCACGGACTATAACTACAACGGCGTCATTGTTCCGGCGCAGTCTTCGTTTAATACGGTCTACTTCCCGTTTAGCGAATTCGAGCAGGAGGACTGGGGTGACGACACGAATGTGAAGAGATTCGACCTTACGAAGCAGACTGGCGTGCAGTTTGTCTACAAGAAGTCGCTTGCTGTGGAAAGCGGCAAGACAGGGAATACCATCAAGGTTTCTGCAATCGCTTTCGGTTCTTCGTGCGAGAACCATGCCCCGAGTCTCAAGACGGGCGTGAAGGCTAATGATGCGGATAACCTCCTGGAAGGCGACGTGTACGAGGTTGTCCTCAAGGATATCTTCGAGGATGAGGACGGTGATGAACTGAACATTACCCTTGCGAAGGACGACAGTATTGTCGAGATAGACGCCATGAGGAGCTACCCGCTTTCTGGTACCGTGAAACTGAAGAGCGTACCGAACCCCAAGACGGGCTCGACCTCCACGATTACGTTTACGGCCAAGGATGGCGCAGGCCTTTCGGCTACCTACAAGCTTGTCCTGACGCTCGAAGACCGCAAGAACGCTCCGGTCGCCGTGGATGACAGCTATACGGTGGACGAGGACTCTAAGCTGACCGTTTCTTCTGCAAAGGGCGTACTCCGCAACGACTACGATGACGACGATGGGGATAATTCGGGGCTTACGGCTACGCTTGACGAGACGACGTCACACGGAGTGCTTGACTTCAAGGGTAGCGGCTTCACCTATACTCCCGATCCGGATTTCTATGGCGAAGATACCTTTACCTACCATGTGACCGATGGTGATCTCCTCGATAGTGAGCCTGCAACCGTGACCATCACGGTGAAGAATGTGGAAGACCCCGCGACGCTTACTATCAACCAGCCGTTCTTCTATGTGGGTTCTCTTGACGAAGACGCCATTAATTTCGAGGACGGTGTCAAGGTTGCCGAGGATTTTGAGGACTTTGACATCTTTATCCCGCTGGGAAATCTCGAGTTCTCCGATCCCGATGTGTTGACGCCCAACTTCCCGCTCCAAGTGGCAAGTGCCAAGGGCGTTGTCAATGTGGCATACACGAAGGTTTCCGGCAACCACGCCATTTCTGTGAGCGCCGTGCCCAATGCGAACGGCAAGGATGTCATCAAGCTCTTTACGATCGATGGCAAGGATACCGTGGGTATCGATATCCCGATCGAAGTCGAAAAGGTTGCGGACAAGCCGGTTGCGGTCGCCGATGCCTACGACATGGCGCAGGATACGGTGAATGCGGTTTCTGCTAAGCAGGGCGTACTTGCCAACGACTTCAACCCCGATGGCGAATCCGTGCTGAAGGCCTACCTCTTCGAAGATGCGGATGAGGGTAAGGTCAAGCTCGCGACTGACGGCTCCTTCACCTATGAAGTCGGAGATTTCGATGGCGAGGATGTCTTTACCTACTTCGTGGTCAATGCTGAAGGCGATACGTCGGAGGTCGTGGCCGTAACGCTCACTGTGAAATACAGGAACCGCGGTCCGCAGGTTCTCGCGGGTGTTGCGGATACTGCTGGCAACCGTGTTGCTGGCCTGAAGGAAGATTTTAATAACTCCATCATGTTCAAGGGAGTCGAAGTGAAAAGCTGGTTCGAGGACCCCGAAGGCGACGAGATTACCTTGAAGGCGGTTAATTCCGATAGCCTGCTGAATGTCACCATCAACACTCTCGGTGCCATTACGATCAAGTCTGTGAAGAATGCCTGCGGTGAGACGACGCTCGATGTGATTGCGACTGACACCCAGAAGAACTCTACAACCCTCTCCATCCCGGTCTCGATTACCTGCGTGAACGATGCCCCGATGCGTATTGGCGGTGCGGTCGATACGGTACTTGAACCGCCTAGCGGCTGGCGCGAGGCCTTCTATGTGTTCGATGTCTTCGAGGACCCGGATGATTCTGTCCTTACCATGTCGGTCTCCACGCCGGATAAGGAGAAGGTCGTGAATGCGGTGGTCGAAGGCGACAGCCTTATCTTCCAGCTGTTCGACGAACAGCGCTACCTGCAGAACTTTGTCCCGTATACCGTCAAGGTTACCGCGACGGATGAAGCCGGCGAAAAGGCGATTGCCAAGACGTTCATCTTCATGGTGGGCGAAAAGGCTGGCATCCAGCAGGTTGCCACCGCCACCAAGCTTGGCTGGCAGGGTGCAATCGGTGCCGAACGCGGCATGGCGGCTATCTTCGACATGCAGGGCCGCGTGATGTGGAAGCATGCCCTCCCGGTAAGCGAGGCGCAGGTGCGTAACGCTGCCGCGAAGGTGCAGGGCCGCAAGATCCTGATGGTGAACAAGCAGACCTGGACCATCAAGTAG
- a CDS encoding acetate/propionate family kinase has protein sequence MRVLVLNCGSSSVKFAVIDTQTKESISSGLVENIGVDGHIKAKGPEGKIDFNFECPTHAEAVAEVQKFLGEQKLIDSIEAIGHRVVHGGKYIKSEKVSQEVIDYIRSITLFAPLHEPAHATGMECAVKFFPKLPQVAVFDTAFHQTMPRKAFLYGIPYKFYENDAIRRYGFHGTSHRFVTAEAAKILGKKPEECCFITAHLGNGSSCSAILNGKCADTTMGFSPLDGLIMGTRSGSLDPAILFFISKKYGYDIDRLDKLVNKESGLLGLSGLSNDMRTLTQAASEGNVGAQIAIETFCYKLTREIGGIAMALPRIDALVFTGGIGENSRLVRKTVMENLALLGYQIDDARNEDNGKNSGHIISKDGTPTAMVVATNEELLIALDTEALVK, from the coding sequence ATGCGCGTACTCGTTCTTAATTGCGGCAGTTCCTCGGTGAAATTCGCCGTCATCGACACCCAGACAAAGGAATCCATCTCGAGCGGCCTCGTCGAAAATATCGGCGTAGACGGCCATATCAAGGCAAAGGGCCCCGAAGGCAAAATCGACTTCAACTTCGAATGTCCCACGCACGCCGAAGCCGTTGCCGAAGTCCAAAAGTTCCTCGGCGAACAGAAACTGATCGACTCCATCGAAGCCATCGGTCACCGCGTGGTGCACGGCGGCAAGTACATCAAGAGCGAAAAGGTCTCGCAGGAAGTCATCGACTACATCCGTAGCATCACGCTGTTCGCCCCGCTGCACGAACCCGCACACGCGACCGGCATGGAATGCGCCGTAAAGTTCTTCCCCAAGCTCCCGCAGGTGGCGGTATTCGATACAGCATTCCACCAGACGATGCCCCGCAAGGCATTCCTTTACGGCATTCCCTACAAGTTCTACGAAAATGATGCCATCCGCCGTTACGGCTTCCACGGCACGAGCCACCGCTTCGTTACCGCAGAAGCCGCCAAGATCCTCGGCAAGAAGCCGGAGGAATGCTGCTTCATCACGGCCCACCTCGGCAACGGTTCCAGCTGCTCTGCAATCCTGAACGGCAAGTGCGCCGACACCACCATGGGCTTCTCCCCGCTCGACGGCCTCATCATGGGTACGCGCTCCGGCAGCCTCGACCCGGCCATCCTCTTCTTCATCAGCAAAAAGTACGGCTACGACATCGACCGCCTCGACAAGCTCGTGAACAAGGAATCCGGCCTGCTCGGCCTTTCCGGACTCAGCAACGACATGCGTACACTCACACAGGCCGCAAGCGAAGGTAACGTTGGCGCCCAGATCGCAATCGAGACGTTCTGCTACAAGCTCACCCGCGAAATCGGCGGCATCGCCATGGCTCTCCCACGCATCGACGCGCTCGTGTTCACCGGCGGTATCGGCGAAAACAGCAGGCTCGTCCGCAAGACGGTCATGGAAAACCTCGCCCTGCTCGGCTACCAGATTGACGACGCCCGCAACGAGGACAACGGCAAGAACTCCGGCCATATCATCAGCAAGGACGGCACGCCAACCGCTATGGTCGTCGCGACGAACGAAGAACTGCTGATTGCTCTGGATACTGAAGCGCTGGTGAAATAA
- a CDS encoding phosphatase PAP2 family protein, which produces MLKKIADFDNRVSVCWTNRHFSAKTDRWLKFYVRLGDGYIWALFVLFIIWRVGLDNFLPILWQALTSLAVSLILYEVVKLGTKRPRPFAANPQIKAEVPPLDKYSFPSGHTMNNLAVASTVLYAVPQYGWVMMLLPLTWGLLRVYYGVHWLSDIVCGFFLGILSFVIGHAVWIPISGAIGA; this is translated from the coding sequence ATGCTCAAGAAAATCGCAGATTTTGACAACCGTGTTTCGGTGTGCTGGACCAACCGGCATTTTTCGGCGAAGACCGACCGCTGGCTCAAGTTTTATGTTCGCCTTGGGGATGGCTACATCTGGGCGCTGTTTGTACTGTTCATTATTTGGCGAGTCGGGCTCGACAACTTCTTGCCGATTCTGTGGCAGGCGCTGACATCGCTTGCGGTGAGCCTTATCCTGTACGAGGTCGTGAAACTCGGTACCAAGAGGCCGCGGCCGTTCGCTGCGAACCCGCAGATCAAGGCCGAGGTCCCGCCGCTCGACAAGTACAGCTTTCCTTCGGGACACACGATGAACAACCTCGCGGTGGCATCGACTGTGCTCTATGCGGTTCCGCAGTATGGCTGGGTCATGATGCTCCTGCCGCTCACGTGGGGCCTGTTGCGCGTGTACTATGGTGTGCATTGGCTATCGGATATTGTCTGCGGATTTTTCCTTGGCATATTGAGCTTTGTTATCGGGCATGCCGTCTGGATCCCGATTTCCGGGGCGATTGGCGCCTGA